A portion of the Daphnia magna isolate NIES linkage group LG4, ASM2063170v1.1, whole genome shotgun sequence genome contains these proteins:
- the LOC116921815 gene encoding uncharacterized protein LOC116921815 — protein sequence MALMALLVVVCLTSCSTASAITLQDLNKNFVKFKEAVTAKEIKLEAKVTELETKLLRLEGLVERNLVSLIKEDFATKMVQLENNVSQQKEMLIALQTKEPADRTTFDLDNNENAYFFAKRGILRTCQEIRAAIPSLSSGMYWIDPDGQGVGDDPIYVYCNMTTGSSSVTHDSESPIDVGHCAEPGCYSRTINYNATSKQMIALAELSGKCQQSITYDCTYAPFEFNNVPFGWWSDRHGNPQYFWAGSNASAHTCQCSIDQSCVDATAKCNCDSTSPMQLTDQGFVTDKKVLPVTRLSFGRTQFEISSGVHTLGRFECFGQAKSAGIPTSCEDLWRIGHSLNGLYSIKGPAMMEIIFCDFTKLPGDAGFQRWVGYADVKSTHVYFYVQRSQRFTTVNASIPFDVATLNVGNGMNVTTGIFTAPRAGTYFFCFTGLAEFPTFPYLSYLGIDLYWNGNLTGRAFVEDVNTVAGQYSPLSLQSTLHMQQGDQVWLQIDTLFPLVGGRPAGRQKRMPPAKRVVLFDDSRHFTHFTGWMLEEEISRSL from the exons ATGGCTCTCATGGCGCTGTTAGTTGTTGTCTGCTTGACCTCGTGTTCGACAGCGAGCGCCATTACATTACAGGATCTCAACAAAAATTTC GTAAAATTTAAAGAAGCTGTGACagcaaaagaaattaaacTGGAAGCAAAAGTGACGGAATTAGAAACCAAACTTCTTCGACTAGAGGGACTAGTGGAA AGAAATTTGGTCAGTTTGATCAAAGAAGATTTTGCAACCAAAATGGTTCAACTGGAGAACAATGTGAGCCAACAGAAAGAAATGCTGATTGCCCTACAAACGAAAGAGCCCGCTGACAGAACGACTTTCGACTTGGATAACAACGAAAACGCTTATTTCTTTGCAAAGAGAGGCATCTTAAGAACGTGTCAAGAAATTCGTGCAGCTATTCCGTCGTTGAGCTCCGGAATGTACTGGATCGATCCCGACGGTCAAGGAGTGGGAGACGATCCGATTTACGTCTATTGTAACATGACGACAG gatcaagTTCCGTTACCCACGACAGCGAATCGCCAATTGACGTAGGTCACTGCGCTGAACCTGGATGTTATTCGAGGACAATCAACTACAACGCAACTAGTAAACAAATGATTGCGTTGGCTGAATTATCCGGCAAGTGTCAACAATCGATTACG TACGATTGCACATACGCCCCGTTCGAGTTCAACAACGTTCCTTTTGGCTGGTGGAGTGATAGGCATGGAAATCCTCAATATTTCTGGGCTGGGAGTAATGCTAGTGCACACACTTGTCAGTGCAGCATTGATCAGAGTTGCGTTGACGCTACAGCCAAATGCAACTGTGACTCCACTTCGCCAATGCAACTGACGGACCAGG GTTTTGTCACTGATAAGAAAGTTCTACCCGTTACTCGGCTGAGTTTTGGACGAACGCAATTCGAAATATCGTCCGGTGTTCATACACTGGGCAGATTCGAATGCTTCGGGCAGGCCAAATCGGCCGGAATACCGACGTCATGTGAAGATTTATGGCGGATTGGTCACTCACTCAATGGACTCTATTCCATCAAAGGACCTGCAATGATGGAAATTATATTCTGCGATTTCACGAAACTTCCTGGCGATGCAG GTTTCCAGAGATGGGTCGGATACGCTGACGTCAAATCGACACACGTCTACTTTTACGTTCAGCGAAGCCAACGGTTCACCACAGTCAACGCTTCGATCCCGTTCGACGTTGCCACACTCAACGTTGGCAACGGCATGAATGTGACAACAGGCATTTTCACAGCCCCACGAGCTGGAACCTATTTCTTCTGCTTCACTGGACTGGCTGAATTCCCCACTTTTCCCTATTTATCGTATTTAGGCATAGATCTTTATTGGAACGGTAATCTCACCGGAAGGGCTTTCGTCGAAGACGTCAACACCGTCGCTGGCCAGTACAGTCCGCTGAGTCTTCAATCGACGCTCCACATGCAACAAGGTGACCAAGTCTGGTTGCAGATTGACACTTTGTTTCCTCTTGTTGGTGGGCGCCCTGCCGGTCGGCAAAAGCGGATGCCCCCAGCGAAAAGAGTGGTGCTCTTTGACGACAGTCGCCATTTTACTCACTTCACCGGTTGGATgttggaagaagaaatttcGCGATCACTTTGA
- the LOC116920071 gene encoding LOW QUALITY PROTEIN: uncharacterized protein LOC116920071 (The sequence of the model RefSeq protein was modified relative to this genomic sequence to represent the inferred CDS: substituted 1 base at 1 genomic stop codon) has product MAPLFPRKFTHVCVLFLLTFWPTSSTSIALPLEEKLQQLTDSYIKFKEIIGSKVSQLEKKVAELEVINGQLQMKNVQLEEVITQMAPATIVQPIDKQNVESKEDLASKVPPLETLSFVVNQILKFKEVVGEKVVQLEQKDAELEGKINQLESKSLLVAQPEMKVENDEPILKASFKFATNELDTQHRLMSGRGRTPRTCREIYSSEPSSTSGMYWIDPDGHGVGDDAIHVYCDMATGSTSIAHDSESPINVGHCAEPGCYSRTINYNASNKQMKALIELSAECHQSVVYECHYAPFEFNNVPFAWWNDRNGNPQYFWTGSFEKGIHACQCSIDGNCVDASVLCNCDATAPTPLADQGFITDKRILPITRLNFGRTQFEISSGVHTLGKFECSGRADVAQVPTSCEDLWHIGHTLNGFYSVMGPAMMETVFCNFTYTRWANSNAPEGRMSPKFQRLARIYGTXATLIGYIDVKSVPTYFYVQRSERFSKVNTSIPFDVALVNIGNAMNLTTGIFTAPRAGTYFFSFTGLAEFPTFSSLLYLGIDLYLNDNLIGRGFVEDANTTAGQFSPVTLQSTLNLQPGDQVWLEIDSLMPPLVDERIVRRNKRMLPTKGVVLFDDSRHFTHFTGWMLEEDISQSL; this is encoded by the exons ATGGCTCCTCTCTTTCCGAGAAAATTCACCCACGTCTGCGTTCTGTTCCTTTTGACTTTTTGGCCAACAAGTTCGACCAGTATCGCCCTTCCACTAGAGGAGAAACTGCAACAATTAACCGACAGCTAC ATTAAATTCAAGGAAATCATTGGGTCAAAAGTATCTCAGTTGGAGAAAAAAGTGGCTGAATTGGAAGTTATAAATGGCCAACTTCAGATGAAAAATGTCCAGTTGGAAGAAGTGATTACGCAGATGGCGCCGGCAACAATAGTACAACCAATAGACAAACAAAAT GTTGAATCAAAAGAAGATTTGGCTTCAAAAGTTCCACCACTGGAAACACTTTCGTTTGTTGTGAACCAGATACTGAAATTCAAGGAAGTTGTGGGTGAAAAAGTAGTACAACTAGAGCAGAAAGATGCTGAATTGGAAGGCAAAATCAATCAACTCGAGTCTAAGTCATTGCTGGTTGCCCAACCAGAAATGAAAGTTGAAAACGATGAACCGATATTGAAGGCCAGTTTTAAATTTGCGACAAATGAATTGGACACCCAACATCGACTGATGTCAGGAAGGGGCAGAACGCCAAGAACATGCAGAGAAATTTATTCAAGTGAGCCATCGTCGACATCAGGAATGTATTGGATCGATCCAGACGGCCATGGAGTGGGAGATGACGCCATTCACGTTTATTGTGACATGGCGACAG GGTCGACTTCCATTGCCCACGACAGCGAATCACCAATTAACGTGGGTCATTGCGCTGAACCTGGATGTTACTCGAGGACAATCAACTACAACGCGAgtaataaacaaatgaaagcaTTAATTGAATTGTCAGCAGAGTGCCATCAATCCGTTGTC TACGAGTGCCACTACGCCCCGTTCGAGTTCAACAACGTCCCTTTCGCCTGGTGGAATGACAGGAATGGAAATCCGCAATATTTTTGGACCGGAAGCTTTGAAAAAGGGATTCACGCTTGTCAGTGTAGCATTGATGGAAATTGCGTAGATGCTTCAGTTCTGTGCAATTGTGACGCCACTGCTCCAACGCCATTAGCCGATCAGG GTTTTATAACTGATAAAAGAATCCTGCCCATTACTCGTTTGAATTTTGGACGAACCCAGTTCGAAATATCATCCGGTGTACACACGCTGGGCAAATTCGAATGCTCCGGAAGGGCGGATGTCGCCCAAGTTCCAACGTCTTGCGAGGATCTATGGCACATAGGCCACACACTGAATGGATTCTATTCCGTCATGGGCCCTGCTATGATGGAAACGGTTTTTTGCAATTTTACCTACACACGCTGGGCAAATTCGAATGCTCCGGAAGGGCGGATGTCGCCCAAGTTCCAACGTCTTGCGAGGATCTATGGCACATAGGCCACACTGATTGGTTACATCGACGTCAAGTCGGTGCCAACCTATTTCTACGTGCAGAGAAGCGAACGTTTCTCAAAAGTAAACACCTCCATCCCATTCGATGTTGCACTTGTCAACATAGGAAACGCGATGAATTTGACAACGGGCATTTTTACCGCCCCGCGGGCTGGAACGTATTTCTTCTCTTTCACGGGGCTGGCGGAATTTCCGACCTTTTCCTCCTTACTCTATTTAGGCATAGACCTTTATCTCAACGATAATCTCATTGGCAGAGGTTTTGTAGAAGATGCCAACACCACGGCCGGCCAGTTTAGTCCAGTGACCCTCCAGTCAACATTGAATTTGCAACCAGGCGATCAAGTGTGGCTGGAAATCGATTCTCTAATGCCTCCCCTTGTTGACGAGCGTATTGTTCGCCGTAATAAGCGTATGCTTCCGACAAAAGGAGTCGTTTTATTTGACGACAGTCGCCATTTTACTCATTTTACCGGCTGGATGTTGGAAGAAGACATTTCGCAATCACTTTAA